The Mesorhizobium opportunistum WSM2075 DNA window GGGGGGTCCGGGCGCCGCGATGTTGCCTCAGCCCGTCAGGTTGACGGCGAGATAGGTGAGAGCCGAAATCGCCGCCGTCGCCGGCAAGGTGACGATCCAGGCGATGACGATGTTGCCGGCGATGCCCCAGCGCACCGCCGAAACGCGGCGTGCGGCGCCGACACCGATGATGGCACCGGTGATCGTATGCGTGGTCGATACGGGAATGCCGAGCCAGGTGGCGGCGAACAGCGTTATGGCACCGCCGGTCTCGGCGCAGAAACCCTGCATCGGATTCAACCTGGTGATCTTCGAGCCCATCGTGTGAACGATGCGCCAGCCGCCGAACAGCGTGCCCAGCGCCAGCGCCGACTGGCAGGTGAGGACGACCCACAGCGGCACGTAGAATTTCTCGCCGAGCATGCCTTGCGAATAGAGCAGCACGGCGATGATGCCCATGGTCTTCTGGGCATCGTTGCCGCCATGTCCGAGCGAATAGAGCGAGGCGGAAAAGAACTGCAGCACGCGGAAGGTGCTGTCGACGGCAAACGGCGTCTGGCGCACGAACAGCCACGAAACCACGAGGATGAGGACGAGCGCCAGGACAAAACCCGTTGCCG harbors:
- a CDS encoding inorganic phosphate transporter — its product is MEATIAFPLLAGLVAVALFFDFLNGLHDAANSIATIVSTRVLRPHYAVFWAAFFNFIAFMFFGLHVAETVGKGIVDVSIVTPAVIFSALVGAIVWNIVTWIAGIPSSSSHALIGGLVGAGVAKAGVGAIVWSGLGKTVAAIVLSPATGFVLALVLILVVSWLFVRQTPFAVDSTFRVLQFFSASLYSLGHGGNDAQKTMGIIAVLLYSQGMLGEKFYVPLWVVLTCQSALALGTLFGGWRIVHTMGSKITRLNPMQGFCAETGGAITLFAATWLGIPVSTTHTITGAIIGVGAARRVSAVRWGIAGNIVIAWIVTLPATAAISALTYLAVNLTG